A genomic window from Streptomyces broussonetiae includes:
- a CDS encoding MFS transporter, with translation MSDASAAPRTSLPLGTLVAGCLAVCLAQIGLAIPATLNGLFQDHLHPVGSQLTWISDAFLLPMAVLELTFGVLGDLFGRKRLLVGGAALVCAGEVVAATAPGIHQLWAGQALAGLGAAALFPTSLAMIAAGTHTGAQRARAIAVWASSLSTGGFLAPLLGGITGTYGSWRSAFVVVAAVAAVSSLVSLWLAANSRSPEGRSLDLGGQITIGVGLFALLYAVVQGPTDGWGSAPVVVAFVIAAVFVGLFVAAERRARSPLLRLDLFRNRSFAIASVVAVVGMFSFLGTAYATSIRLGPIQHQSPMRTSLPFLLLNGITPLLTPLTSRLLHRLPARTLLTAGLALIAAGDFLAAGLDVGDRNLTSLILPLALVGIGFAFTVSSITATAVNTVPLPLAGMASAATNLLRDLGFTLGPAVVGAVALSQAASRVTSSLATSSSLTAPSRAAAHEVLEEGGPLALNSAPASTAPGAARSYALDALGHGYAIGFVVCGSAALFSALLVVTALRGRAAQGSAPQEEDGMERTALTLG, from the coding sequence ATGTCCGACGCATCCGCCGCCCCACGTACGTCACTCCCCCTCGGCACACTCGTCGCCGGGTGTCTCGCCGTCTGCCTCGCCCAGATCGGCCTCGCCATACCGGCCACCCTCAACGGCCTGTTCCAGGACCACCTCCACCCGGTCGGCTCCCAACTGACCTGGATCTCCGACGCGTTCCTGTTGCCCATGGCCGTCCTGGAACTCACCTTCGGCGTACTGGGCGACCTCTTCGGCCGCAAACGGCTCCTCGTCGGTGGTGCCGCACTGGTGTGCGCCGGCGAGGTCGTCGCCGCGACCGCCCCCGGCATCCATCAGCTGTGGGCCGGACAGGCACTGGCCGGTCTCGGCGCTGCCGCGCTCTTCCCCACCTCGCTCGCCATGATCGCGGCCGGCACGCACACCGGCGCCCAGCGTGCCCGCGCCATCGCCGTATGGGCCTCCAGCCTGTCCACGGGTGGGTTCCTCGCGCCGCTGCTCGGCGGGATCACCGGCACCTACGGTTCCTGGCGCTCGGCGTTCGTGGTGGTCGCCGCGGTGGCCGCGGTCAGCTCCCTGGTGAGCCTGTGGCTGGCCGCCAACTCGCGCTCGCCGGAGGGTCGTTCGCTGGACCTCGGCGGTCAGATCACCATTGGTGTCGGTCTGTTCGCCCTGCTCTACGCCGTCGTCCAGGGGCCGACGGACGGCTGGGGATCGGCACCGGTGGTGGTGGCGTTCGTGATCGCCGCGGTGTTCGTGGGCCTGTTCGTGGCGGCCGAGCGCCGGGCCCGCTCCCCTCTCCTGCGCCTGGACCTGTTCCGCAACCGCTCCTTCGCGATCGCGTCGGTCGTCGCGGTCGTGGGCATGTTCAGCTTCCTGGGCACGGCCTACGCAACGAGCATCCGGCTCGGCCCCATCCAGCACCAGAGCCCGATGCGCACATCCCTCCCGTTCCTGCTGCTCAACGGCATCACCCCACTCCTCACACCGCTGACCTCCCGGCTGCTGCACCGGCTGCCCGCACGGACGCTGCTCACCGCCGGTCTGGCGCTGATCGCCGCGGGAGACTTCCTGGCCGCCGGGCTCGACGTCGGCGACCGGAACCTGACCTCTCTGATCCTGCCGCTCGCACTGGTCGGCATCGGCTTCGCCTTCACGGTGTCGTCGATCACCGCGACCGCCGTGAACACGGTGCCGTTGCCGCTCGCGGGCATGGCCAGTGCGGCGACCAACCTGCTGCGCGACCTGGGCTTCACCCTCGGCCCTGCGGTCGTCGGCGCGGTCGCGCTGAGCCAGGCGGCGTCCCGGGTGACGTCCTCGCTGGCCACCTCGTCGTCGCTGACCGCGCCGTCGAGGGCGGCGGCCCACGAGGTGCTTGAGGAGGGCGGCCCCCTCGCCCTCAACTCCGCCCCCGCCTCCACGGCGCCGGGCGCTGCCCGCTCGTATGCCCTCGACGCCCTCGGCCACGGGTATGCGATCGGATTCGTGGTGTGCGGCTCGGCCGCCCTGTTCTCGGCGCTGCTGGTGGTGACCGCACTGCGCGGGCGTGCGGCGCAGGGCAGCGCGCCGCAGGAGGAGGACGGTATGGAGCGGACCGCTCTCACCCTCGGATGA
- a CDS encoding alpha/beta hydrolase, producing MRASTRPRTHHTPRTRVRAALTILATLTSVALTTVPAPAAQADTAAGTHLTGTLSDGAAWIADVPARWNGTLLLFSHGFGPTVARDAPSDDVRTELLAEGYAMAGSSYDPRGSMWALNSAERDQFATLDAVTARIGAPRRTLAVGQSMGGLVNAQIARDGAGRIDGALGLCGLVAGGTDLDNYQLDAEYALARLLVPGKGIDLVRFGSADDAAATAEQLTDAVTAAQSTPQGRARIALAAAFLNLPAWAPGKDRPAPTDWADQEDQQYAWFAQGILAFVEGGRYAVEQSVGGNNSWNQGVDYARLLAGSVHAPQVRALYRAAGLEQAYVERQGHCTFTTAETVAALHALEHRVTGGHWDDAATPAALQKSATALGLDGAAYVPYRPARLTVGRDRPAHPTHH from the coding sequence ATGCGTGCCAGCACCCGTCCGCGCACTCACCACACTCCCCGCACCCGTGTGCGCGCCGCCCTGACCATCCTGGCCACGCTCACGTCCGTGGCGCTCACCACCGTCCCCGCACCGGCGGCCCAGGCCGACACCGCGGCCGGTACCCACCTCACCGGTACCCTCTCCGACGGCGCCGCCTGGATCGCGGACGTCCCCGCCCGCTGGAACGGCACCCTGCTGCTGTTCAGCCATGGCTTCGGCCCGACCGTGGCCAGGGACGCCCCCTCGGACGACGTACGCACCGAGCTGCTCGCCGAGGGCTACGCGATGGCCGGGTCGTCGTACGACCCCCGTGGTTCGATGTGGGCGCTGAACAGTGCCGAACGCGACCAGTTCGCCACCCTCGACGCCGTCACCGCGAGGATCGGAGCCCCGCGGCGCACGCTCGCCGTCGGCCAGTCCATGGGCGGGCTCGTCAACGCGCAGATCGCCCGTGACGGTGCCGGCCGAATCGACGGCGCGCTCGGGCTGTGCGGCCTGGTCGCGGGCGGCACCGATCTGGACAACTACCAGCTCGACGCCGAGTACGCCCTCGCCCGGCTGCTCGTGCCGGGCAAGGGCATCGACCTGGTCCGCTTCGGCTCGGCCGATGACGCCGCCGCCACGGCCGAGCAGCTCACCGACGCCGTCACCGCCGCCCAGTCCACCCCGCAGGGCCGCGCCCGGATCGCCCTTGCCGCGGCCTTCCTCAACCTGCCCGCCTGGGCACCCGGAAAGGACCGGCCCGCTCCGACCGACTGGGCGGACCAGGAGGACCAGCAGTACGCGTGGTTCGCGCAGGGCATCCTGGCGTTCGTCGAGGGCGGCCGGTACGCCGTCGAGCAATCCGTGGGCGGCAACAACTCCTGGAACCAGGGCGTGGATTACGCCCGTCTGCTCGCCGGCTCCGTCCACGCCCCGCAGGTCCGCGCGCTGTACCGGGCGGCCGGGCTTGAGCAGGCCTATGTCGAGCGGCAGGGCCACTGCACGTTCACCACCGCCGAGACCGTGGCCGCCCTGCACGCGCTCGAACACCGTGTCACCGGCGGACACTGGGACGACGCCGCGACCCCGGCCGCGCTGCAGAAGTCCGCCACCGCGCTCGGCCTCGACGGAGCGGCGTACGTCCCGTACCGCCCGGCACGCCTGACGGTCGGCCGTGACCGCCCGGCGCACCCCACCCACCACTGA
- a CDS encoding CatB-related O-acetyltransferase, whose amino-acid sequence MPVPADPTVLHPMPQQPRVVLLKPLVKSPLIEVGEYSYYDDPDDPTAFETRNVLYHYGPEKLVIGKFCALGTGVRFIMNGANHRMDGPSTFPFPTMGGSWADHFDLLTGLPSRGDTVVGNDVWFGHGTTVMPGVRIGHGAIIGTGAVVTGDVPDYGIVGGNPARLIRTRYSDEDIARLLAVAWWDWPTEHITEHVRTIMSGSIADLEAAAPDTSQM is encoded by the coding sequence ATGCCTGTGCCTGCCGACCCGACCGTCCTGCATCCGATGCCTCAGCAGCCGCGGGTGGTGCTGCTCAAACCACTGGTGAAGTCACCGCTGATCGAGGTCGGTGAGTACTCCTACTACGACGACCCGGACGACCCGACCGCGTTCGAGACACGCAATGTGCTCTACCACTACGGGCCGGAGAAGCTGGTCATCGGCAAGTTCTGCGCGCTGGGCACGGGCGTGCGGTTCATCATGAACGGCGCCAACCACCGTATGGACGGCCCCTCGACCTTCCCCTTCCCCACCATGGGCGGGTCGTGGGCCGACCACTTCGACCTGCTCACCGGGCTGCCGAGCCGAGGGGACACCGTGGTCGGCAACGACGTCTGGTTCGGCCACGGCACGACGGTGATGCCCGGCGTGCGCATCGGACACGGCGCGATCATCGGCACCGGCGCGGTGGTCACCGGCGACGTGCCCGACTACGGCATCGTCGGCGGCAACCCGGCCCGCCTCATCCGTACCCGCTACAGCGACGAGGACATCGCCCGGTTGCTGGCCGTGGCCTGGTGGGACTGGCCCACGGAGCACATCACCGAACATGTGCGGACGATCATGTCGGGCAGCATCGCGGATCTGGAGGCCGCCGCACCGGACACCTCACAGATGTGA
- a CDS encoding PaaX family transcriptional regulator, which translates to MRVTDPIPRPQSLLLSFLGDEVLGRGVCVYTGSVIEVFRRAGVGEQATRSTLTRMVGRGLLCRRREGRRTYVGLTDRSEAILRDGERRIWRTGAVNRDWDGTWTLLGFSLPESWQRQRHDLRSQLTWAGFGALFNGLWIAPGEVDVSGIVAELGLASHVKVFRAHADIGTDIAEMINDTWDLHKLAARYRDFDVSWRPFAATDPTGEDALARRLRLTAEWLQVIRGDPRLPVRHLPADWPAAGAETTFRAVHARLEAPARDAARRLIETLPTA; encoded by the coding sequence ATCCGCGTGACCGATCCGATCCCCCGCCCGCAGTCCCTCCTGCTCAGCTTCCTCGGCGACGAGGTGCTGGGCCGTGGGGTGTGCGTCTACACCGGGAGCGTCATCGAGGTGTTCCGGCGTGCCGGGGTCGGCGAGCAGGCCACCCGGTCCACCCTCACCCGTATGGTCGGCCGCGGTCTGCTCTGCCGTCGGCGGGAGGGACGGCGGACGTACGTCGGCCTCACCGACCGCTCGGAGGCGATCCTGCGCGACGGCGAGCGGCGCATCTGGAGGACCGGCGCGGTCAACCGGGACTGGGACGGCACCTGGACCCTGCTCGGCTTCTCACTCCCGGAGTCGTGGCAACGCCAACGGCATGATCTGCGCTCCCAGTTGACGTGGGCGGGCTTCGGCGCACTGTTCAACGGCCTGTGGATCGCGCCGGGCGAGGTCGACGTCTCCGGGATCGTCGCCGAACTGGGCCTGGCCTCACACGTGAAGGTCTTCCGCGCCCACGCGGACATCGGCACGGACATCGCCGAGATGATCAACGACACCTGGGATCTTCACAAACTGGCCGCCCGCTACCGCGACTTCGACGTGTCCTGGCGGCCCTTCGCGGCGACGGACCCGACCGGTGAGGACGCCCTCGCACGGCGCCTGCGGCTGACCGCCGAGTGGCTCCAGGTCATCCGCGGCGACCCCCGCCTGCCCGTACGACACCTTCCGGCGGACTGGCCCGCGGCCGGGGCGGAGACGACGTTCCGCGCGGTGCACGCCCGGCTGGAAGCGCCGGCCCGGGACGCGGCTCGACGCCTGATCGAGACACTTCCGACGGCCTAG
- a CDS encoding eCIS core domain-containing protein — protein sequence MHAKEQPEKNHGQRRPPNAQRQAATATRPAGGSMPAQTAAALQRTVGNAAVTRMIEEQRGDPGRDHEPAVQRSAVHGVLRSPGRPLDEPLRAEMETRLGADFSDVRIHTGGTARASATEVGARAYTSGNHIVIGDGGADKHTLAHELTHVIQQRQGPVAGTDNGSGLRISDPADRFEREAEANATRVMQRRTASAGETRAETGEAHETARGASGSEVVQRYTTVEDQSLGQIHVSESGRYAIDPQGQHVWVRDDVPAGDLATALRAAGQQAQIGGRTYNQYWLGGPILLDCLHAAEEIINNQVGQLDWGEGEYSTIDIRSRGSVRTEAFGKSDSSNRRQARSFAGARNEAADPQPGEAFVIVATKPDGTEMSQFHAAAVVARDGQDCITLEVWSDNGNPPARQAAIAAIYTVADMQRSFHTAYGGEDAYFGEVGPITVVVRRMGT from the coding sequence ATGCACGCGAAGGAACAGCCGGAGAAGAACCACGGTCAACGGCGCCCGCCGAACGCACAGCGGCAGGCAGCCACGGCGACACGGCCTGCCGGCGGGAGCATGCCCGCGCAGACGGCCGCGGCCCTGCAACGCACCGTCGGAAACGCGGCGGTGACACGGATGATCGAGGAGCAGCGGGGCGATCCGGGCCGTGATCACGAGCCGGCTGTGCAGCGTTCCGCGGTGCACGGCGTGCTGCGCTCGCCCGGGCGGCCACTGGACGAGCCGCTGCGTGCCGAGATGGAGACGCGGCTCGGCGCGGACTTCTCCGACGTCCGCATCCACACGGGCGGCACGGCCCGCGCTTCCGCCACCGAAGTGGGCGCACGGGCCTACACCAGCGGCAACCACATCGTCATCGGAGACGGCGGCGCCGACAAACACACCCTCGCCCATGAACTCACCCACGTCATCCAGCAGCGGCAGGGACCTGTCGCCGGTACCGACAACGGCAGCGGGCTGCGGATCTCCGACCCCGCCGACCGCTTCGAGCGAGAGGCCGAGGCGAACGCGACGCGGGTGATGCAGCGTCGCACGGCGTCCGCCGGTGAGACCCGTGCGGAAACCGGCGAGGCCCACGAGACCGCCCGAGGGGCATCGGGCAGTGAAGTCGTCCAGCGTTACACCACTGTTGAGGATCAGAGCCTCGGACAGATTCATGTCTCCGAGAGCGGGCGCTATGCGATCGATCCCCAGGGCCAACACGTCTGGGTCCGCGACGACGTGCCGGCCGGCGATCTCGCGACGGCTCTGCGGGCCGCCGGTCAGCAGGCGCAGATCGGCGGGCGGACGTACAACCAGTACTGGCTCGGCGGCCCCATCCTTCTCGACTGCCTGCACGCCGCCGAGGAGATCATCAACAACCAGGTGGGCCAACTGGATTGGGGCGAGGGCGAGTACAGCACCATCGACATTCGTTCTCGCGGCAGTGTCCGTACGGAGGCGTTCGGCAAGTCGGACTCGTCCAACCGCCGGCAGGCGCGCAGCTTCGCCGGCGCCCGCAACGAGGCGGCCGACCCGCAGCCCGGCGAAGCCTTCGTGATCGTCGCGACGAAACCGGACGGCACGGAGATGAGCCAGTTCCATGCCGCAGCCGTGGTGGCACGCGACGGCCAGGACTGCATCACCCTGGAGGTCTGGTCCGACAACGGCAATCCGCCGGCCCGGCAGGCCGCGATCGCCGCGATCTACACCGTGGCGGACATGCAGAGATCCTTCCACACGGCCTACGGAGGCGAGGACGCCTACTTCGGGGAGGTCGGCCCCATCACGGTGGTCGTACGCCGCATGGGGACGTAG
- a CDS encoding MFS transporter: MSTTGVASAEASTDSPAPYRWRWAALFVILAAEVMDLLDAVVTNIAGPSMRADLGGGASTLQWLAAAYTLSMAVGLVTGGRLGDIHGRRRMFLIGAAGFTVGSLLCAVSVSPGMLIGARVVQGLFGAVMLPQGLGMIKEMFPPRESQKAFGMFGPVMGLSAVCGPILAGWLVDADYLGTGWRMIFLINLPLGAAAFLGALRYLPRGRSGTRPRLDIPGMLLVSLGALLIIYPLVQGREYDWPLWTFLMMGASAVVLAAFAAYESRRSKAGRDPLVVPTLFRKRGFSGGMALGLVFFSTMQGFMLVFNLYTQIGLGYSPLRAGLVMVPWSGGMIVGFGVAQGVARFGRAVLQAGALVMAVGVFGVWLTLDMAGSGVGPWQLVPALLVTGIGMGLLMAPFFDIVLASVEQHETGSASGTMTAMQQLGGAFGVALLGTVFFGLLGGGIATAVDQHADGLRGQLAAAHVAPAARERVVADLRACASDRAVAKDPAATPVSCARLEKDTRSAVTSPQAGARIPAVLQDTASSAFQSGFGSVMKTVLWIVDGMLALTFLLAFLLPRHARPEDAAGH; the protein is encoded by the coding sequence ATGTCCACCACCGGTGTCGCGTCCGCCGAGGCGTCCACCGACTCACCGGCGCCCTACCGATGGCGCTGGGCTGCGCTCTTCGTGATCCTCGCGGCCGAGGTGATGGATCTCCTCGACGCCGTGGTCACGAACATCGCCGGCCCCTCCATGCGGGCCGACCTCGGCGGCGGCGCCTCCACTCTGCAGTGGCTCGCCGCCGCGTACACCCTCTCGATGGCCGTTGGGCTCGTCACCGGAGGGCGGCTCGGGGACATTCACGGGCGCCGCCGGATGTTCCTGATAGGCGCCGCCGGCTTCACTGTGGGCTCGCTGCTGTGCGCGGTGTCCGTGTCGCCCGGGATGCTGATCGGCGCCCGGGTCGTACAGGGTCTGTTCGGAGCGGTCATGCTGCCGCAGGGCCTCGGCATGATCAAGGAGATGTTCCCGCCGCGGGAGTCGCAGAAGGCCTTCGGCATGTTCGGCCCGGTCATGGGACTGTCCGCCGTGTGCGGGCCGATCCTGGCGGGCTGGCTCGTGGACGCCGACTACCTCGGCACCGGCTGGCGGATGATCTTCCTCATCAACCTCCCGCTGGGTGCCGCGGCCTTCCTCGGTGCTCTGCGCTATCTGCCGCGAGGCAGGTCCGGCACCAGGCCGCGTCTGGACATCCCCGGGATGCTCCTGGTCTCACTGGGCGCGCTGCTCATCATCTACCCGCTGGTCCAGGGCCGTGAGTACGACTGGCCCCTGTGGACGTTCCTGATGATGGGCGCCTCGGCGGTCGTCCTGGCCGCCTTCGCCGCGTACGAGTCGCGCCGCAGCAAGGCAGGCCGGGACCCGCTGGTCGTTCCCACCCTGTTCCGCAAGCGCGGATTCAGCGGCGGCATGGCCCTCGGCCTGGTCTTCTTCTCGACCATGCAGGGCTTCATGCTGGTCTTCAACCTCTACACCCAGATCGGCCTCGGCTATTCCCCGCTCAGGGCCGGCCTGGTGATGGTGCCCTGGTCGGGCGGCATGATCGTCGGCTTCGGCGTGGCTCAGGGTGTCGCCCGGTTCGGGCGGGCCGTGCTGCAGGCGGGCGCGCTGGTCATGGCGGTCGGCGTGTTCGGCGTGTGGCTGACCCTCGACATGGCGGGCAGCGGCGTCGGCCCCTGGCAGCTGGTGCCGGCCCTGCTCGTCACCGGCATCGGGATGGGCCTGCTCATGGCGCCGTTCTTCGACATCGTGCTCGCCAGCGTCGAGCAGCACGAGACCGGCTCGGCGTCCGGCACGATGACCGCGATGCAGCAGCTCGGCGGCGCGTTCGGCGTCGCGCTCCTCGGCACCGTGTTCTTCGGTCTGCTGGGCGGCGGGATCGCCACCGCCGTCGACCAGCACGCGGACGGCCTGCGCGGGCAGTTGGCCGCCGCGCACGTCGCCCCCGCCGCCCGGGAGCGCGTCGTGGCGGACCTGCGTGCATGCGCCTCGGACCGCGCCGTCGCCAAGGACCCCGCCGCGACCCCCGTGTCCTGCGCGCGCCTGGAGAAGGACACCCGGTCCGCCGTGACCTCGCCTCAGGCCGGCGCCCGCATACCCGCCGTACTGCAGGACACTGCGTCGTCGGCCTTCCAAAGCGGCTTCGGCTCCGTGATGAAGACGGTGCTGTGGATCGTCGACGGCATGCTCGCCCTCACTTTCCTGCTCGCGTTCCTCCTGCCACGCCACGCGCGCCCGGAGGATGCGGCCGGGCACTGA